In Ignisphaera sp., one DNA window encodes the following:
- a CDS encoding DUF5622 domain-containing protein, with amino-acid sequence MGLKHKKYIYVARADGYYVKIRVLKSRTDEESRYMVIGPKVREPPLNAQVIREDQLPDKIKTELYTV; translated from the coding sequence ATGGGTCTCAAGCATAAAAAGTACATCTATGTAGCTAGAGCAGATGGATACTACGTAAAGATTAGAGTACTGAAGAGTAGAACTGACGAAGAATCTAGATACATGGTGATCGGTCCAAAGGTTAGAGAACCTCCATTAAACGCTCAAGTTATTAGGGAAGACCAGCTACCAGATAAAATAAAAACAGAACTTTATACAGTATAG
- a CDS encoding PUA domain-containing protein has translation MSGLKIQYLSKKAVKSILTFLENRKYIDPIFLEIIREHEEVKLVVGSRFEIIVFDSIPALFRKLDRDIYMPTLYVLNMLYSSKKIVIVPSVTTDEGAIAPLKRGADLMIPGIKKINKSFSKGDIVAIMEPGERYIVAVGIALVNSIDIAPNMKGRGIENLSHIDDEIWSTSLHIVKALSR, from the coding sequence ATGTCAGGGCTTAAGATACAGTACCTCTCTAAAAAAGCTGTAAAGAGCATTCTGACGTTTCTTGAGAATAGAAAATATATAGACCCGATTTTCTTGGAAATAATTAGGGAGCATGAAGAGGTTAAGCTAGTCGTAGGCAGTAGGTTTGAAATAATAGTATTTGATTCAATACCGGCGTTATTTAGGAAGCTAGATAGAGACATCTATATGCCAACACTATATGTACTGAATATGCTATATAGTAGCAAAAAGATTGTTATTGTACCAAGTGTAACAACAGATGAAGGTGCTATAGCTCCTTTGAAAAGAGGGGCAGACTTAATGATACCTGGTATAAAGAAGATAAACAAGAGCTTTAGCAAAGGAGATATAGTGGCTATAATGGAGCCTGGAGAAAGATATATCGTGGCAGTAGGTATAGCTCTAGTTAATTCCATAGATATAGCTCCTAATATGAAAGGTAGAGGTATAGAAAATCTATCGCATATAGATGACGAGATATGGTCAACATCTCTACATATAGTTAAGGCGCTTTCTAGATAA
- a CDS encoding THUMP domain-containing protein: MIDVKVTEPMIMITCGIGNEESVCSEVLDILFSYGIEARCSWFSGRGFVVVYMERQLNVYTVVRYIVSRNVRGYWVIPIDFVCSTSYEHIARSVVDAILLKGYRLPIKAIGRCRKRGNIIDSCSSLLRYIGNIIENLGIAVIDFRNYEYIIRIEVVYENTFISIYSRSDENLFRIKRPNVI, encoded by the coding sequence GTGATAGATGTCAAGGTTACTGAACCCATGATAATGATTACGTGTGGTATCGGTAACGAGGAAAGTGTATGTAGTGAGGTATTAGACATACTATTTAGTTATGGTATTGAAGCTAGATGTTCATGGTTTTCTGGTAGAGGTTTTGTTGTGGTATACATGGAAAGGCAACTCAATGTATATACTGTTGTTAGGTACATAGTCTCTAGAAATGTTAGAGGCTACTGGGTAATACCTATTGATTTTGTGTGTTCTACAAGTTATGAACATATAGCGAGAAGTGTTGTAGATGCTATTCTATTGAAGGGATATAGACTCCCGATAAAAGCTATAGGAAGATGTAGAAAGCGTGGCAACATTATAGACTCCTGTTCTTCATTACTAAGATATATTGGCAATATTATCGAGAATCTCGGTATAGCCGTAATTGACTTTAGGAACTATGAGTATATCATTAGGATTGAGGTAGTTTATGAGAACACCTTTATATCTATATACAGCAGAAGCGATGAGAATTTGTTTAGGATTAAGAGGCCTAATGTTATCTAG
- a CDS encoding DUF362 domain-containing protein → MGKSVVLFASAQLEQLDEKYSLSFKFKNLLEKSSLSSIIEPGNTVAIKLHVGDMSHGGFRTIRTIFVKILVDYVKSVGGVPFLTDTWGLNHVIVGIENGYGYEAVGAPLIPVSGIKEHDVVKVHVPNALRLNEVEVGGNVYYADVIINFAHSKGHPASGYGGAIKNIAMGCTGPNTRREVHNLEQLDNYGRAFQEALVDAFHGVILNKPRKVFHINYALDIIPTCDCAPWSDIPIVPDIGILASEDVVALEKATLDMINEAPVVPRSIAEKADIKPRENKFFKLHAKDPYIQVEAGYRKGLGYLDYEIVMVEIS, encoded by the coding sequence ATGGGGAAAAGTGTTGTACTTTTTGCCTCAGCCCAACTTGAGCAGCTAGATGAAAAGTATAGTTTGTCTTTCAAATTCAAGAATCTGCTGGAGAAGTCGTCGTTAAGTAGCATTATAGAGCCAGGCAATACTGTTGCCATAAAGTTACATGTAGGTGATATGTCTCATGGAGGTTTTAGAACCATTAGGACAATATTCGTTAAAATACTTGTTGATTATGTTAAAAGTGTCGGTGGAGTACCGTTTCTAACAGATACATGGGGTCTTAACCACGTTATAGTTGGTATAGAGAATGGATATGGCTATGAAGCTGTTGGAGCACCATTAATACCTGTTTCGGGTATAAAGGAACACGATGTTGTAAAGGTTCACGTACCTAATGCGTTAAGGTTGAATGAGGTAGAGGTTGGTGGGAATGTATACTATGCCGATGTCATTATAAACTTTGCCCATAGCAAAGGTCATCCAGCCTCGGGCTATGGTGGAGCCATAAAGAATATAGCTATGGGTTGCACAGGACCTAATACACGAAGAGAGGTACATAATCTCGAGCAACTCGATAATTATGGTAGAGCATTTCAAGAAGCACTAGTTGATGCATTCCATGGTGTTATCCTTAACAAGCCTAGGAAAGTGTTTCACATAAACTACGCACTCGATATAATACCCACATGCGATTGTGCTCCATGGTCAGATATACCTATAGTTCCTGATATAGGGATACTGGCATCAGAAGATGTTGTAGCTCTAGAGAAAGCAACACTAGATATGATTAACGAAGCACCTGTTGTTCCTAGATCTATAGCCGAGAAAGCAGATATAAAACCGAGAGAAAACAAGTTCTTTAAACTGCATGCCAAAGATCCATATATTCAGGTGGAGGCTGGTTATAGAAAGGGTTTAGGTTATCTTGATTACGAGATAGTTATGGTGGAGATATCTTGA
- a CDS encoding 4Fe-4S binding protein gives MRQKVWVNQTKCIGCGKCVAVCTNNVFKIVNRKSIAVNPENCVTCRACTTNCPTGAVSLAPRDMYATYARFYKKS, from the coding sequence TTGAGGCAAAAAGTATGGGTAAATCAAACAAAATGTATTGGATGTGGCAAATGTGTAGCGGTATGCACAAATAATGTATTTAAGATTGTTAACAGGAAATCTATTGCCGTAAATCCTGAAAACTGTGTTACATGTAGAGCATGTACAACTAATTGCCCTACAGGAGCAGTATCTTTAGCACCACGTGATATGTATGCTACATATGCTAGATTCTATAAGAAGAGCTAG